CTGTCCAGATGGCTGGATCTCCTCGGGAACGGGAAGATTCACAACTGACCATCTCCACGTCCATTCATCTAGAACGGGGCACCACCCTGCTCAGAAAATGCACCAAGACAGCCCCATCGGAGCATCAGCTCAGCCGGCCAGGCTAAAACAGACTTCCTCCCGTTCAAGGCTTTGATTTCTCATGCTTCCCTCCACTCGGTACTTGCCCTCTGGAAAAAGAAAGTCTCACCTGGGACCTTGTAAGCGGGTTGATTCCCAGCTATGATTTCAGATTTGGGCCTGTCCTGTTGCTTCTCTGCAAACTCATATCCTGGGATGAGGTGATCTGCGGTGCCCAGGAACCCATGGGAAGCGCTTCTTCTGATTCGCTTCCCTTTACATACAGGAAATGACTTTGGGCCCAGGGAGAGTGAAGAAAGCTTGGTCCGGTCATCTTGTGTCTCATCCTTGAACTTGTCCGAGGTAGGGATTTTTCTCACTCGAATCCCAAAGACGTTTTCAGCATCAGCCTCGGTAGTGGACACGTCTGAGTGACTGCTATTTGGATCACTGCTCTTGACAACTTTCTCCTTAGGGTAAGTGACCCCGGAAGTGGATGTTTGGCTGGCGGGAGCAAAAGTGAACTTCACGGGTTTTGCAGCAGAAGCCAGGATATTCTTAATGAGGTCTTCAGAGCTGTGGCTACGCTTCTTGGTTCCGTATGGAGAAGCCGGGCCTTTGGGTACGGACCGGCTGCTAGGATTGCTCCCAGAAATGGCTCCCTCAGCAGCAGCGCCCACGGAACCGGAAGGAACCTGTTGCTGATGTTCAGGGTCTGCAAAAGCCCAGAAGGAGGATCTGCGAGGCAGGGGCTCCTCAGAACAACTCCACCCCACAGGCGCACAGGCTGAGCCTGTTGAGGAAACATGTCGTTGTGATTCAGGCCCCTTCTTGGCTTGGGAAGGGCCTCCAGAAGGCAGCTTGCCTTCAAAACTCTTCCTGTCTTCAAGAGCGCTCACAGAGACCAGGGAGCCATATTGCTGGTACTCAAGCTTCCCCAGTGCCTGGGAAAGGTATCTGGGAGGCGGCTGCTTTTTTGAACCACTCGACTTTGCAGGAGCGCTCTCCGAATGCGAGGAGGCTTGTTTGGGGTCTTCGGGCCTCCCTGAGGACTGTAAAGGGCCTTTCCAAGGCAGCCGCTGTGAGGAAATGCCTCCCCCCATGTTGGCATTCTTCTGACCTGAGAAGACTTGGCACTGGGCCTCGGGCCTCATCGAAGGTTTGGAAGGTGGATTTGTAGATGGGGGATTCGTGTGAAATCCCCGCTCGGCCGCGGGGCTCTCTGAAAAGACTCGTTCTGCCATGTACTTCACAAATGACTGGGAAGGATATCTAGGAATCGGTGACTTCTTAGACGTGTTTCCTTCAAGGGCCTTGTTCTCTAGACGCAAGGACATTTCCTGGACTTTAGACCTGACCAAGACCTGGGTAGGATTCTTGGGAGGCAGTGGCTTCCTGGAAACGGCGCCCTCGGCAGCATTGCTCTCAAAATTTGAAGATATTTGCTGGACTTTGTGTCCCGCAAGGGACCTGGAAAACTGCCTGGGAGGCAGTGGTTCTGCAGAAGCCTCCTTCTTGGCGGCCATGCTCTCCGGCCCTGCAGAGACTGCTTGTTTCCCCACGGGTTTCATCGGGGACTGAGAAGACATTCTGGGGAGGGGCTGTGCCTTGGACCCACCCTTCTCGGCCACAGCGCCCTCCAGACCCGTGGAGGCCGCTTGCTTGGATTTACGGTTGCCCCAGGCCTGCAGAGCGCTTTTGGGAGGCTTTGACTCCACCGGAGTGCTCCGTGCTGCGGGAGCACTCGCTGAACCCGAGGAGGCTTCTTGCTCAACTCTGGGGCTCACCCAGGCCCgggaggtgtgtgggggaggCATCTTCTCCTCAGGACCGCTGCTCTCAGAAGCACTAACCGAGTCGGGGGGGAGGGTCTGTGCCTGGAGTCTGGGCCTCCCCGAGGGCTGGAAAGGGCCTCCGCGAGGCAGCAAGGCAGATGTGCCCTCCTTGACCGCAGCGTTCTCTGAGATCTGCTGGCTTTGAGGATTCACCAGGGGCCGAGCAGAATGTTTGGGGAGCAGTGGCCCCCCAGAAGCGGCCCCCTCAGCTGCAGCGCTCTTCGGACTCGCAGAGACTTGTCGCTGGACCAGAGGTTGCCTCGGGGACTGATGTCTGGGGACCAGCGGCTGCATAGAAGCGTCCTTCTCAACCACAGCACTTTCCGCACCGGGCAGGACTTGTTCCTCAACTACTGATCTCAGCAGGGCCCAGAAATGACCCTTGGGCGGCAGCACTTGCTTCGAAACAGACACGTGCTCTAGACCTGGAGGGAATGCATCCCCCGCCATGGGTTTCGGGGGAGGCTTAGAATGACATTTGAGGGCCGCGGAATTGACCCCTGGGGTCATGGCAATTTCTGGACTTTTGGAGACCGGTTGCCCAACTTTACGCCTCATCAGGTGCTTCAAAGAGGTCCTGGGAGGCAGCGGCTCCAGGGAGAGGCCCCAGTCCCTGGCAGTGCTCTCCAGACACGCCGAGGCTTGCTGCTCGGCCTTGGCGCCCGTCCCGGACTGGGGCAGCAGGTGCTCCGCAAAGCCGCTCCGCTGTGCCAAAGCCCTCACCGGGCCGGACGACACTTGCTGCTGAACAGCCGGCTTCGCGAAGGACTGAGGAAGCTGTTGGAGAGCGAGCCTCTGCATGGAAACATCCCACTCCTTAAGTACGCTCTTCGAAACTGAGGGGGTTCCTCCTTGGTCCTTGGGCTTCTCCTTCCAGGCCCGGGAAGGGTCAGCACTCTTGTACTTGTCAGCGTAACTGTGCCACTCGGTGGACACTTTGGGCTCCCCCAAGACCTTGGAAGCGGAGCTCTTGGGCTCCGTGAAGACTTCCTGGCCACGGTCGGGCTTCCCCGCTGACTGGAGAGAGCGCCCGGGACGCACCTGCTGCTCCGAGGTGTCTTCGTCCTCTGGAACAGTCTCGGAATCCAAGGAGGTCTCTTCAGCTTCGGGCCGCACCACGGCCCAGGAAGAGGATCTAGAAGCCAGCTGCTGCCCGGGCCGGCTCGGTTCCACAGCTGAACTTCCTGGTTTGGGGAAGACTTTTTGGTCACCTTTGGGCTTCTCCTGCTGGGAAGCAGGCCTGGGAGGCACCTGCTCAGAACCAGCCCCCACCTCTGAAGAACTCTCGGAATCAGAGGACTCTTCTTCAGCTTGGAACTTCACCACGGCCAGGGAAAGGCTCCTGAGAGGCGGCGTCTCCACAGAAAAGCCTCTCTTTGCCAAAGCACTTGGCGGAGCCGAAATACCTGCTGTGAAGGCCGGGAGACACTTTCCAGGGGGCTTTTCTCTGCAGACCGTTGGAATATCTTGAACTGACTCCATTTTCAGCTGGATACCTTGCAAATCGGAGCTGCAGGCTTCTTCCCTCTCCGACTGGGTGCGAGAAGGATCCTTAAACGCTTCGGCCTCGGTTGCCGCTGACGAGAGAGAAGCCATGGCTTCTGGCCTGTTGGCTCCCGGGGCCCCGTCCTCACAGCATGTTGATGGGTCACCAACCGTGGACCCTTCCACGTCTTCAGGTACAGATTGGGCTCCTGCTGTGGTTCCAGCTTTAAAATCCATCCCAGTATTTCTCTTTCCCAGGCCATCTGTATCCGAAAGTCCCTCCTGAGGAGTCACGCTTTTGGCCGGTGGAGTTGTGGACTGCTCCAGAGAGAGGtccccaaagaa
This region of Felis catus isolate Fca126 chromosome X, F.catus_Fca126_mat1.0, whole genome shotgun sequence genomic DNA includes:
- the KIAA1210 gene encoding acrosomal protein KIAA1210 homolog isoform X2; the encoded protein is MAESLREASGSLEVLEDGDEGKKKSKFKVFKSFFGKKKKKEPEDARGGRKLKPSLSSSNINISALKPVHEDQTEPRAMSNMGSKALSHDSIFMMDPEPANKIYPSPELQRGRSLQRPYVSRTLPRTGTSSLHRAVFGVTFGPMLPYVPRSALWAGGSDIAESPSLLPRQRSISPPLIRSDTISKDLEEISVDEESPESSPKDVSEQILTMKKGEPKQGKPGVPLVSQEEKSTTTSQEAVQKKPTNDSAGASSLEQSKKTETPDEKTAEQTANPDAAGTQGYLSMTAFGRQCARRGPGAMGMSECGLGGRTFKQFSVFFGDLSLEQSTTPPAKSVTPQEGLSDTDGLGKRNTGMDFKAGTTAGAQSVPEDVEGSTVGDPSTCCEDGAPGANRPEAMASLSSAATEAEAFKDPSRTQSEREEACSSDLQGIQLKMESVQDIPTVCREKPPGKCLPAFTAGISAPPSALAKRGFSVETPPLRSLSLAVVKFQAEEESSDSESSSEVGAGSEQVPPRPASQQEKPKGDQKVFPKPGSSAVEPSRPGQQLASRSSSWAVVRPEAEETSLDSETVPEDEDTSEQQVRPGRSLQSAGKPDRGQEVFTEPKSSASKVLGEPKVSTEWHSYADKYKSADPSRAWKEKPKDQGGTPSVSKSVLKEWDVSMQRLALQQLPQSFAKPAVQQQVSSGPVRALAQRSGFAEHLLPQSGTGAKAEQQASACLESTARDWGLSLEPLPPRTSLKHLMRRKVGQPVSKSPEIAMTPGVNSAALKCHSKPPPKPMAGDAFPPGLEHVSVSKQVLPPKGHFWALLRSVVEEQVLPGAESAVVEKDASMQPLVPRHQSPRQPLVQRQVSASPKSAAAEGAASGGPLLPKHSARPLVNPQSQQISENAAVKEGTSALLPRGGPFQPSGRPRLQAQTLPPDSVSASESSGPEEKMPPPHTSRAWVSPRVEQEASSGSASAPAARSTPVESKPPKSALQAWGNRKSKQAASTGLEGAVAEKGGSKAQPLPRMSSQSPMKPVGKQAVSAGPESMAAKKEASAEPLPPRQFSRSLAGHKVQQISSNFESNAAEGAVSRKPLPPKNPTQVLVRSKVQEMSLRLENKALEGNTSKKSPIPRYPSQSFVKYMAERVFSESPAAERGFHTNPPSTNPPSKPSMRPEAQCQVFSGQKNANMGGGISSQRLPWKGPLQSSGRPEDPKQASSHSESAPAKSSGSKKQPPPRYLSQALGKLEYQQYGSLVSVSALEDRKSFEGKLPSGGPSQAKKGPESQRHVSSTGSACAPVGWSCSEEPLPRRSSFWAFADPEHQQQVPSGSVGAAAEGAISGSNPSSRSVPKGPASPYGTKKRSHSSEDLIKNILASAAKPVKFTFAPASQTSTSGVTYPKEKVVKSSDPNSSHSDVSTTEADAENVFGIRVRKIPTSDKFKDETQDDRTKLSSLSLGPKSFPVCKGKRIRRSASHGFLGTADHLIPGYEFAEKQQDRPKSEIIAGNQPAYKVPGKAPGRQEYYGISEPTWITELRTKNRATIKEPSRAGDLLEDENQPASSLTFNVNKQEQVALKKLLQPTKGVPFVKNLTSNLGNHGLATE
- the KIAA1210 gene encoding acrosomal protein KIAA1210 homolog isoform X1 is translated as MSKMRSRSSSDPTMAESLREASGSLEVLEDGDEGKKKSKFKVFKSFFGKKKKKEPEDARGGRKLKPSLSSSNINISALKPVHEDQTEPRAMSNMGSKALSHDSIFMMDPEPANKIYPSPELQRGRSLQRPYVSRTLPRTGTSSLHRAVFGVTFGPMLPYVPRSALWAGGSDIAESPSLLPRQRSISPPLIRSDTISKDLEEISVDEESPESSPKDVSEQILTMKKGEPKQGKPGVPLVSQEEKSTTTSQEAVQKKPTNDSAGASSLEQSKKTETPDEKTAEQTANPDAAGTQGYLSMTAFGRQCARRGPGAMGMSECGLGGRTFKQFSVFFGDLSLEQSTTPPAKSVTPQEGLSDTDGLGKRNTGMDFKAGTTAGAQSVPEDVEGSTVGDPSTCCEDGAPGANRPEAMASLSSAATEAEAFKDPSRTQSEREEACSSDLQGIQLKMESVQDIPTVCREKPPGKCLPAFTAGISAPPSALAKRGFSVETPPLRSLSLAVVKFQAEEESSDSESSSEVGAGSEQVPPRPASQQEKPKGDQKVFPKPGSSAVEPSRPGQQLASRSSSWAVVRPEAEETSLDSETVPEDEDTSEQQVRPGRSLQSAGKPDRGQEVFTEPKSSASKVLGEPKVSTEWHSYADKYKSADPSRAWKEKPKDQGGTPSVSKSVLKEWDVSMQRLALQQLPQSFAKPAVQQQVSSGPVRALAQRSGFAEHLLPQSGTGAKAEQQASACLESTARDWGLSLEPLPPRTSLKHLMRRKVGQPVSKSPEIAMTPGVNSAALKCHSKPPPKPMAGDAFPPGLEHVSVSKQVLPPKGHFWALLRSVVEEQVLPGAESAVVEKDASMQPLVPRHQSPRQPLVQRQVSASPKSAAAEGAASGGPLLPKHSARPLVNPQSQQISENAAVKEGTSALLPRGGPFQPSGRPRLQAQTLPPDSVSASESSGPEEKMPPPHTSRAWVSPRVEQEASSGSASAPAARSTPVESKPPKSALQAWGNRKSKQAASTGLEGAVAEKGGSKAQPLPRMSSQSPMKPVGKQAVSAGPESMAAKKEASAEPLPPRQFSRSLAGHKVQQISSNFESNAAEGAVSRKPLPPKNPTQVLVRSKVQEMSLRLENKALEGNTSKKSPIPRYPSQSFVKYMAERVFSESPAAERGFHTNPPSTNPPSKPSMRPEAQCQVFSGQKNANMGGGISSQRLPWKGPLQSSGRPEDPKQASSHSESAPAKSSGSKKQPPPRYLSQALGKLEYQQYGSLVSVSALEDRKSFEGKLPSGGPSQAKKGPESQRHVSSTGSACAPVGWSCSEEPLPRRSSFWAFADPEHQQQVPSGSVGAAAEGAISGSNPSSRSVPKGPASPYGTKKRSHSSEDLIKNILASAAKPVKFTFAPASQTSTSGVTYPKEKVVKSSDPNSSHSDVSTTEADAENVFGIRVRKIPTSDKFKDETQDDRTKLSSLSLGPKSFPVCKGKRIRRSASHGFLGTADHLIPGYEFAEKQQDRPKSEIIAGNQPAYKVPGKAPGRQEYYGISEPTWITELRTKNRATIKEPSRAGDLLEDENQPASSLTFNVNKQEQVALKKLLQPTKGVPFVKNLTSNLGNHGLATE